The sequence TGGCGGCTTCGGCTTTGCCGCGGAATATGATGTCGAACGCAAATTCCGCGAGACAAGGCTCTATCAGGTCGCGCCGATCAGCACCAATATGATCCTGTCCTATGTCGCCGAACATGTGCTGGGTCTGCCGAGGAGCTATTGATGAGCGACTGGGCGGACTGGATCGGCAAGAGCGAGACGCGGCATGATGTGATCACGGCGGGGCTGCTGCAACGTTTTTGCGCGACCATCGACCGGCCGGTTACCGACGACATTCCGCAAGGATTGCACTGGTGTCTGTGCCTGCCCGATGCGCCGGCGGCGGAACTGGCAGAAGATGGGCATCCCGCAAAAGGCGGTTTCCTGCCACCGATCCTCCTGCCCCGGCGGATGTGGGCGTCGAGTAGCGTCTCTTTTGATCACCCGCTGCAGCTGGGCGACGAGATCACGCGCGTGTCGACCGTGGCCAGCATAGACGAGAAATCGGGCAAGTCGGGCGATCTGGTATTTGTCGCTGTCGATCATGAAACCCGCGTTGGCGACGTTGTGGCGATCAGGGAGCGGCAGAATATCGTCTATCGCGAGCCAGCGACGACCGCAGCAGCGGCCAGTGTGGCCAGCCACGAAACTACGGACCTCAGCGGTTGGAATTGGCAGCGCACAATCCTGCCGACCGAGCCGTTGCTGTTCCGCTACTCTGCGCTGACATTTAACAGTCACCGCATCCATTATGATCGCCCCTATGCGATGCAGGAAGAAGGCTATCCCGGCCTTGTCGTGCAAGGCCCGCTGATGGCGACATTGTTGCTCAATCTCGCCGCAAGCGAACTGGGCGCAAATCAGCTCTCGAGCTTTGCCTTTCGGGGCCAGGCGCCCGCCTTTG comes from Sphingorhabdus sp. YGSMI21 and encodes:
- a CDS encoding MaoC family dehydratase N-terminal domain-containing protein → MSDWADWIGKSETRHDVITAGLLQRFCATIDRPVTDDIPQGLHWCLCLPDAPAAELAEDGHPAKGGFLPPILLPRRMWASSSVSFDHPLQLGDEITRVSTVASIDEKSGKSGDLVFVAVDHETRVGDVVAIRERQNIVYREPATTAAAASVASHETTDLSGWNWQRTILPTEPLLFRYSALTFNSHRIHYDRPYAMQEEGYPGLVVQGPLMATLLLNLAASELGANQLSSFAFRGQAPAFANDAIYLVGKQEGETITLAVIGHDGKEIMSAQATI